The Pseudopipra pipra isolate bDixPip1 chromosome 6, bDixPip1.hap1, whole genome shotgun sequence genome includes a region encoding these proteins:
- the LOC135416409 gene encoding maestro heat-like repeat family member 5 has protein sequence MTLSVFVNMLRDKDMQAFISTAPKLAEVLQPLFDNLSSFCFFQTLMEVLVEGGTRPLEMQMHQTLVLWFFLQYDEHQCVAEVPTIVRSMHQCLTSHMAPGVTMHTNICRLAEAHPRDVVMTLLRCAPECDRAAAMMWRSIGSSARAVEKVLPVLLHVMEDWPVHGMSTSDGDSRDVFAVTATLALWLIIQEPKCQDAVMNYIPRLLMALLFQVSMSTGQVPEEVNTFWRGCLEQHRLPTQPNRFLVQTIKALLCRLQWDNEVVSVERKCGWDTLLCADTQHYAVGLLAREIRHVLVPFYSLMAIHLLGLLSTEHPRSELPALAFLVEVLDFLDGSKCRDRILPILSRNLQSQCPERQRLALRGLLVLAVDPSMAESICSLSQHLLELLRDADGELVVMTLSVFESVLRDEDIRVFISTAPKLAEALRTLFDHDNTHVQLLSIRLFRELMEALAEEGTRLLETQVHQSLVPLFIHGHDENQCVAEASREVLLCAARFLKRRDLEKLLRKEQHFKFCDCLMDKDVSRRAEHLHQALPYLQSPQQPLREAAVRFMGIAAWHMQDLQLLMRAFEAISQDDCPSYCTMRTEFLSAFRRAVTK, from the exons ATGACCCTCTCTGTGTTTGTGAATATGCTCCGGGACAAAGACATGCAGGCATTCATCTCCACTGCCCCCAAGCTGGCTGAGGTGCTCCAGCCACTCTTTGACAAC CTGTCCTCCTTTTGCTTCTTCCAAACGCTGATGGAGGTACTGGTGGAAGGGGGAACAAGGCCCTTGGAGATGCAGATGCATCAGACCCTGGTGCTGTGGTTCTTCCTGCAGTATGATGAGCACCAGTGCGTGGCAGAG GTGCCGACCATCGTGAGATCCATGCACCAGTGCCTCACCTCCCACATGGCTCCAGGGGTCACGATGCACACCAACATCTGCAGGCTCGCTGAGGCACACCCACGTGATGTGGTGATGACTCTCCTGCGCTGTGCCCCAGAGTGTGACAG agctgctgcaatgaTGTGGAGAAGCATCGGCTCCTCAGCAAGAGCAGTGGAGAAGGTGCTGCCAGTACTGCTCCACGTGATGGAGGATTGGCCAGTGCACGGAATGTCCACCTCCGATGGTGACAGCAGAGATGTCTTTGCCGTGACT GCAACCCTGGCACTGTGGCTGATCATCCAGGAGCCCAAGTGCCAGGATGCAGTGATGAATTACATCCCCCGCCTGCTCATGGCTCTGCTGTTCCAAGTGTCCATGAGCACAGGGCAGGTGCCAGAAGAGGTGAACACCTTCTGGAGGGGATGCCTGGAGCAACACCGTCTTCCCACCCagcccaacag gtttttGGTCCAGACCATCAAGGCCCTGCTGTGCCGGCTGCAGTGGGACAATGAGGTGGTGTCAGTGGAGcgcaagtgtggctgggacacGCTCCTCTGTGCTGACACCCAGCACTATGCAGTGgggctgctggccag GGAGATACGCCACGTCTTGGTCCCTTTCTATTCCCTCATGGCAATccacctgctggggctgctcagcactgaaCACCCTCGTTcggagctgcctgccctggccttccttgtggag gTCCTGGACTTTCTGGATGGGAGTAAATGTCGTGACAGGATCCTGCCCATCCTGTCAAGGAACCTGCAGAGCCAGTGCCCAGAGAGGCAGCGCCTGGCACTCAGAGGCCTCCTGGTGCTTGCTGTGGATCCCTCAATG gccGAAAGCATCTGCAGCCTGTCCCAacacctcctggagctgctgcgtGATGCAGATGGAGAGCTGGTCGTGATGACCCTCTCTGTGTTTGAGAGTGTGCTCCGGGATGAAGATATTCGGGTATTCATCTCCACTGCCCCCAAGCTGGCTGAGGCGCTCCGGACACTCTTTGACCAT GACAACACCCACGTGCAGCTGCTCTCCATTCGCCTCTTCCGAGAGCTGATGGAGGCGCTGGCAGAAGAGGGAACACGGCTCTTGGAGACTCAGGTGCACCAGAGCCTGGTCCCACTCTTCATCCATGGGCATGACGAGAACCAGTGCGTGGCAGAG gcctcTCGGGAAGTGCTGCTTTGCGCTGCAAGGTTCCTCAAGAGAAGGGacctggagaagctgctgaggAAAGAGCAGCACTTCAAGTTCTGTGATTGCCTG atgGACAAGGACGTGAGCCGAAGGGCTGAACACCTGCACCAGGCCCTGCCCTACCTCCAgagcccacagcagcccctgcgAGAGGCGGCCGTCAGGTTCATGG GGATTGCTGCCTGGCACATGCAAGACCTGCAGCTCCTCATGAGGG CCTTTGAAGCCATCAGCCAAGACGACTGCCCGTCCTACTGCACCATGCGGACTGAATTCTTGTCCGCTTTCAGACGGGCAGTAACAAAGTAA
- the LOC135416532 gene encoding uncharacterized protein LOC135416532, translated as MAGRRFSLFRLFRRKRNGRGPGAAPAQQAEEPLQQDPGQDRTEEQDRPRGRFRRAVQRLLKIMRIRRRTPRTTAPELLAEPDTRPDELKEKTDGSTEPIDRMATSDTAVTEDTANPDTALADLIVKDITEPTHCTTEPDTALAEDTTSSDTAATDVMAKADMAPMAIDGTSHSDVAPMDGTAKPDTALPGDTTGSNTDLVVQADITPMPTEGTASSDEAPMDDTANPETAMTDAETTTSDLMAEGDTTSEGIGNTDTTPAESVTDAPNLQFLEGKGVSSWKPVPAIVWSIHHDLTFHVSPHTNICRLAEAHPCDVVMTLLRCAPECDSPQSYCHVPSLPLKAP; from the exons atggcagggagacgcttcagcctgTTCAGGCTGttcaggaggaagaggaacgggagaggccctggggcggccccagcacagcaagctgaggagcccctgcagcagg ATCCAGGCCAGGACCGGACAGAGGAGCAGGACCGCccccgtggccgcttccgcagaGCAGttcag AGGTTGCTGAAAATCATGCGCATTCGGCGCAGAACACCCAGGACCACAGCACCGGAGCTCCTGGCAGAGCCTGACACCAGGCCAGATGAGCTCAAGGAGAAGACTGATGGCAGCACCGAGCCGATCGATCGCATGGCAACCTCTGACACCGCTGTGACCGAGGACACGGCCAACCCTGACACCGCACTGGCCGATCTCATTGTGAAGGACATCACAGAACCCACTCATTGCACAACAGAGCCTGACACCGCTTTGGCTGAAGATACAACCAGCTCTGACACCGCAGCCACTGATGTCATGGCCAAGGCCGACATGGCCCCGATGGCCATTGATGGCACATCACATTCTGACGTGGCACCGATGGACGGCACAGCAAAGCCTGACACCGCTTTGCCTGGTGACACAACCGGCTCCAACACCGATCTCGTGGTACAGGCTGACATCACCCCGATGCCAACTGAGGGCACAGCAAGCTCTGATGAGGCACCGATGGATGACACAGCAAACCCTGAGACTGCCATGACCGACGCTGAAACCACAACAAGTGATCTCATGGCAGAGGGTGACACCACGAGTGAGGGCATCGGAAACACTGACACCACGCCAGCTGAGAGTGTGACTGATGCTCCCAATCTGCAGTTTTTGGAGGGCAAAGGTGTCTCCAGTTGGAAGcca GTGCCGGCCATCGTTTGGTCCATCCACCACGACCTCACATTCCACGTGTCTCCACACACCAACATCTGCAGGCTCGCTGAGGCACACCCATGTGATGTGGTGATGACTCTCCTGCGCTGTGCCCCAGAGTGTGACAG CCCCCAGTCCTACTGCCATGTGCCTTCCCTGCCCCTCAAGGCACCGTAG